A single window of Gossypium arboreum isolate Shixiya-1 chromosome 13, ASM2569848v2, whole genome shotgun sequence DNA harbors:
- the LOC108462556 gene encoding E3 ubiquitin-protein ligase SIRP1-like gives MGDRQADPVPTPITPPSIQSLPTVSLWAPIVLGLIGSSSQLRIASRDQVTQDDELGREVESLIRRRTSSSALPLRILQGMRTVAAASESENGGNGSGRMILFDPINDEALVVQGSFDVTNRVHTHNPSHRSAGSFGDYIMGPGWDLLLQYLSENDPNRHGTLPAWKEAVEAMPTVTVNGNVQCAICLEDIEIGNEAKEMPCEHKFHDGCIIPWLELHNSCPVCRFQLPLDDSKTEPNGNRNTGRIGTGRRYWIPIPWPYDGLVTLPGSQSESTSPPSLEAIPGSENAAQGDDN, from the exons ATGGGGGATAGGCAAGCAG ATCCCGTTCCAACACCAATCACGCCGCCATCGATACAGAGTCTCCCAACAGTCTCACTTTGGGCTCCAATCGTGCTTGGTTTGATTGGTTCATCATCACAGCTGCGTATCGCAAGCAGGGACCAAGTAACACAGGATGATGAACTGGGGAGAGAAGTGGAGTCCTTGATAAGAAGGAGAACCTCATCTTCAGCCCTGCCCCTTAGGATACTTCAAGGTATGCGTACAGTAGCAGCAGCTTCTGAATCAGAAAATGGTGGAAATGGAAGTGGTAGAATGATCTTGTTTGATCCAATCAATGATGAAGCCTTGGTTGTCCAAGGCTCATTTGATGTTACTAACCGTGTTCATACTCATAACCCAAGTCATAGGTCTGCCGGCTCCTTTGGTGATTACATCATGGGACCTGGTTGGGATCTTTTGTTGCAGTATTTGTCTGAGAATGACCCAAACCGACATGGAACTCTACCAGCTTGGAAGGAAGCAGTTGAAGCAATGCCAACTGTTACTGTAAATGGCAATGTGCAGTGTGCAATATGTTTGGAGGATATTGAGATTGGAAATGAAGCAAAAGAGATGCCGTGTGAGCATAAATTCCATGATGGGTGTATTATTCCTTGGCTTGAACTTCATAACTCTTGTCCTGTCTGCCGGTTTCAGTTGCCGTTGGACGATTCCAAGACCGAGCCAAATGGCAACAGGAATACTGGCAGGATAGGAACTGGAAGAAGGTATTGGATCCCTATTCCATGGCCTTATGATGGTTTAGTCACCTTACCCGGTTCTCAAAGTGAATCCACTTCACCTCCCTCATTAGAGGCTATTCCAGGAAGTGAAAATGCAGCTCAGGGAGATGATAACTGA
- the LOC108463603 gene encoding uncharacterized protein LOC108463603 — protein MDAENVLEAMKVELEGMRYENIYMEERLIALEKALEEHKRLLAEYKAIVELTDHLLSDIGVDAGFDNENNGSFDEETIKSLIEEAVRDFTEALDKAQSRPGRPGDGGADGQA, from the exons ATG GATGCAGAGAATGTTCTTGAAGCCATGAAAGTTGAACTGGAAGGGATGCGATATGAGAATATATACATGGAAGAAAGGCTAATAGCTTTGGAAAAAGCACTCGAAGAACATAAGAGATTGCTTGCTGAGTATAAAGCCATTGTAGAATTGACTGATCATTTACTGAGTGACATTGGTGTTGATGCAGGATTTGATAACGAGAACAACGGTAGTTTTGACGAGGAAACCATCAAGAGCTTGATAGAGGAAGCTGTGAGGGACTTCACTGAAGCACTGGACAAAGCTCAATCTCGCCCGGGCCGCCCTGGAGATGGTGGTGCCGATGGCCAAGCTTAG